The Oncorhynchus mykiss isolate Arlee chromosome 22, USDA_OmykA_1.1, whole genome shotgun sequence sequence ctatttttgctttgtcattatggggtattgtgtgtagattgatgagaaaaaacaattcaatccatattagaatatggctgtaacgtaataaaatgtggaaaaagttaaggggtctgaatacttttcaaatatATACATGCATACATTACACATATATCCAcatcttttaaaaatatattttcctatATTATTTTCCATGAACCCTACCACCCcttccctaattggagtaaactaatgaacaacaacacataggcatctacttccagcttatacatactacagtatatcaaTTTTActgacacaatctattttacaaaaGTCATCTTGTTTGTTTTTACTCCTATCCTTCCACTACCCTTAACCCtgcccatctatctctgaacaccatccagtctgatttctatttgccatatatttttaactgtgatgtttcacaaaagttctaaGCCAAGACAAAACTgttactaggccactcaggaacagtgccgtgtattcatggatgccaggGGAAGCCAGGCTACCCCAAAAAATGGACTAAGAAAAAAATGTATCTCTTTGTATTTTCATAATTTTCTTTCAATTCGCAAGatgctgaatgtatctcactggagaaagcaaCCAAGTGAGCGAAACAGTGCCCCCCTGCCTCCTTATGTGTAGCCCAtccatctgatgctgtctggtcaaaaatattatgacattgttgccgcacatagcattgaatgcaagggaagccagtgagcatttggCCTTCCTTGATTAGAAAAgtttaaaataatagccaatcagcgttgagctaaactgagtgagctgaACTGTGAACGGTCCTGGTACGCCAAAAGACAGTGTCAAGGgaaaccagtttggatttggcttcactcctatCACAGAGAAATACGTCATCgatagaaacaacttgaattgttgcttCTCGTTGTGTGTTGTcttccggtggctagctagctagcaaaaatTGGccttttcctaaattagccatgtaTAGCGATAGGGATTTGgccttgtggttttacttaattctctatACTGGTTAATGATTATAACTGCGATTTTGATCCAACCATaaaatacattgtgcccctggactGAGATGAAGGAAggtcaatatgtagctagatgtagaaggctaatgttaactagctacggTCTCCCATGAAAGGACATTAGGCTAGTGAGCAAGACTTTTAGCCAGGTCGACTAGGACAACAACAAACtgaagtgtgtactgtatggtagagtcatagactgtttcatcaacatgaaagagaggaggatggcattggcatttctctacaagtagggtgagtcaaaaTGTTTTTTCTGcttgcatgaacacacacacaaatcagaaccatggCCAGCCACATCACATTTAGCTtttgttgattggactaaattgtttttactATCTTTAAGTTGTCAATGTATTAGAGTAATCATAGGTGAtatgatgttgaagttgaaatggtgctggaatagtagTGTTTGCGACCTGCAGTatttctctgtggttctaaatcaatagttgtttagtagtccgaaaTTGTCGTAAACATTAACTTTATTGACCatactgtaggtcatgtaactgtttgttacctGCAATATACTTTACAaagttgaatttattctgccactgtctttTTATTGTCTCAGCCCTAAGCATATATCATggtcgcaaggcatatgaactaacaggtttaATAGCAAACAAGGCATTTATCACAACACATTGTATTGtgtatttgtccttgtgttttaggttattgtcctactgaaaggtgattttttctcccagtgtctgttggaaaccAGGTAGCAGGTTGTCCTCTatgattttgtctgtgcttagctctattccatttcttcTAATCCTAAAAAACTCATAGTCCTTGCcattgacaagcatacccataacatgatgcagccaccaccattcttgaaaatatgaagagtggtactccgtgatgtgttgtgctgaatttgcaccaaacataactctttgtattctggacataaagttaatttctttgccacattttttttgcagttttaattgaatgccttattgcaaacaggatgcatgttgtgGAAcgtttgtattctgtacaggcttccttcttttcactctgtcatttaggtggtgaaatctctgagcggcTTCCTTCCTCACcatcaactgagttaggaaggacacctgtatctttgtcgtgactgggtgtattgatacaccatcaaaagtgtaattaataacttcaccatgctcaaagggatattcaatgtgtaacggctttcttcggtagaaagagagtcggaccaaaatgcagcgtgtagattgcgatccatgtttaatgaacgtaaaacacgaatcaataacaagcactacaaaacaaagaacttaacgaaaaccgaaacagcctatacttgtgtaaactaacactGCGCCAGGACCAATGACACATAGGAcaataaggacaatcacccacgacaaactcaaagaatatggctgcctaaatatggttcccaatcagagacaacgataaacacctgcctctgattgagaaccactccagacagccatagactttgctagatcaccccactagctacaatcccaatacatacacaccaaaaccccaagacaaaacacacaatacaaaaaccccatgccacaccctggcctgacccaatacatgaagataaacacaaaatactttgaccagggcgtgacacaatgtctgtttttttatttttttattttgttttttttacccatctaccaatattttatgtatgtttttatatttaacctttatttaactaggcaagtcagttaagaacacatttttatttacattgacggcctacccaataggtgcccttctttgcgaggcgttggaaaacctccctggccttggtctttgtggttgaatctgcgtttgaaattcactgctcgactgatggCTCTTAAAGATACAGTAACTGTATGTGTGGAGTAGAGTTTACATAGTCATTTAAAAATGACATTCaagactattattgcacacagagtgagttcatgcaacttattatgtgacttgttaagtaaaTCTttgctcctgaacttatttaaacatgccataacaaaggggttgaatacttaatgactcaagacatttcagctttttaattaaattgtttaaaaaaatgtaaaacattccacttttacattatgtGTTTAGGCTAGTGACACAAAagctcaatttaatccattttcaattcaggctgtaacacaacaattggaaaaagtcaaaggatgTGAATACTTTGAGGCCACTGTAAATGTCATTTCTTGATTAGAACCAAATCCTTTTGTCCCCGGTAAGTTCTCCTGGCTCAGAACATCATCCTCTACAAGTAATCATCTAAGCTGGTCCTGGGGACAATGTCTGACAGTATTATATTATCAAAACTGGCTTTACTAAGGGAACCTCTGCCTGGTGAGTGAGGCACATTTCCTATGGGTCTGAAGCCATCTATAACTTTATAATCTAAAACATAATATGATATGAAACAGACCAAGAGCAGCTTTATTGGCAGCACCATGCTCTTTAGAATCTAGATGATGATGACCAGTGTGGGTATTACCGGTTTCACCAGCCCTGATACGCCCAGGCGTTACCATTGTCATTCTCCCTGCTCTGCAGCCATGTATGCCCATTACCTTCTGATAGGACGCTGATGGCGTCAGAGGCTGGCTGCCCATTGCCCTTGATGTTCTTGCCGGTCATGTTCTTGGCCTCCTGGACGTGGCTCTGGTAGAGCAGGGTGGAGCCCACGATGGGGTTGTTAGCCGCCGAGGTGGAGGCTGAATCCCAGGCCAGCTCCCTTCTCCTCTGCAGGCTGCAGTCCACATCAAAGCCCGTCCAGCCATGGAAGGCCAACGTGTTGAGGAAGCCTGACATGGGGTTCAGGATCCCCTTGAAACAGTAGAACACAGAACCCCTCAGGTATGAACAAACCTGAGCCTTCAGTGTAACACACTAACATTGGTGCTGGACAAGTTTGCTACACAAACAAACGCTTTTGGCTAAGATCGTTTACTATCATCAAAATGGATTCAAAGTGAACCCACCATGATAAACCAAGTGATGAGGGCTGTGTTTCGTATATTTTTCAGGTCACTGGCTTTTATGTCCGTCTGCATCTCCAGGTAAAACAGCAGGCTCTCATTGATGATGTTGGGAAGCCAGCTGAAAAGTGGGAAGTATAATACAGGTATTGTACATTAATGGCAGGAAAGCATACAGAATGTTTTAGAGGGATTTGTCTTGAGATCTATTGTCGATCTGATACTCGTTAAATGTTGACCATGGAGGAAACCTCTTTAACTGAGGCATATTTTTAATAGTGCCAATGTTTTGTACCATTGCTGACTGGACAGATTCACCCAGGGCTACCTACAAAAGTAATTAAAGTAATTGATTAAAAGTGTAGTAAAAACTCAGTTGAAGTGCCAGTTGTTCCATTTGGAAACTTGGATATTAGATTCCAAGGGGCCTCTGCGGGTCTTCATAATGTTCTGAAAGTGTGTTTTTAGAAATACATGGATTTACACTACAGGATTATGAGTATGACCTCTCGGAGGAAAGTCATGGACTTTATGAAAGACAGTCAGGAAGGACAGTTGCCTTAATCAAATTTAAGGTGACTTTGTTGCCAAGAGctgtaatatacagtaccagccaaaagtttggacaaacctactcattcaagtttttttaaacgtttttttttttacaattttctatattgtagaataatattgaagacatcaaaactatgaataacacatatgtagtcatgtagtaaccaacaaagtgaaAATTGATTTTTAAAAggtgccaccctttgccttgatgacagctttgcacacgcttggcattctctcaaccagcttcatgaggtagtcacctggaatgcatttcaattaacaggtgtgcctgttAATTgttaatttctttccttcttaatgcatttgagccaatcagttgtattgtgacaatgtagaggtgttatacagaagatagccctatttggtaaaagaccaagtccatattatggtaagaatagctcaaataagcaaaggaaTACAACAATTCgcaattactttaagacatgaaggtcagtcaatccggaacatttcaagaactttgaaagtttcttcaagtgcagttgcaaaaaccatcaagtgctatgatgaaactggctctaatgaaGACCTCCACATgaaaggaatacccagagttacctatgctgcagaggataagttcattagaataaactgcacctcagattgcagcccaaataaatgttcaaagaattcaagtaacagacacatctcaacatcaactgttcagaggagaatgtgtgaatcaggccttcatggtcgaaatgctgcaaagaaaccactactaaaggacaacaataataagaagagacttgcttggaacaagaaacacgagcaatggacattagaccggtggaaatttgtcctttggtctgatgagtccaaacttgagatttttggttcgaaccaccgtgtctttgtgagatgcagagtaggtgaatggatgatctctgcatgtgtggttcccactatgaagcatggaggaggaggtgtgatggtgtgggggtgctttgctggtgacactgtctgtgatttatttagaattcaaggcacacttaacctgcatggctaccacagcattctgcagcgatacaccatcctatctggtttgcccttagtgggactataatttgtttccCAACAGGACAACCTTACacaacctccaggctgtgtaagggctattttatcaataaggagagtgatggagtgctgcatcagatgacctggcttccacaatcacccgacctcaacccaattgagatggtttgggatgagttggacttcagagtgaaggaaaagcagccaacaagtgctcagcatatgtgggaactacttcaagactgttggaaaatcattactcatgaagctggttgagagaatgacaagagtgtgcaaagctgtcatcaaggcaaagggtggctacttgaaaaatctcaaatatatttgtaattgtttaacacttttttggttactacatactTCCAcgtctgttatttcatagttttgatgtctccactattattcttcaacgtaaaaataaagaaaaactcttgaatgagtaggtgtgaccaTTTCAATTGCCATCAAGCTATTTGTATGCTGTTTGGctgacaatacaacagaacacaatacaatagaacaCAGGAGAAATTGCatactgtgtactgtgtatacAACAATGAAATGCAATATTGTGGTCTTACCAAATAAAGAAGACCAGCATGATTTTGAAGAAGCGTATTTTTATCTCTGTTCCAAGGCGTCTCTCGTTTTTTGTGTAGATCCCTTGTCGTCCCTTCAATAATGCTGTCACTAAATGGAAAATACAAACGTTCACTTCCTTTCCTTTCTTTCTATTTTGATGATCATCACAAAACCTTTATTTTGAAAAAGAATAGGTGTGAAAGATTAAAACGTTTAGAGATAAAAACACATTTCTGTAGGCCTGTACAGTTCCATACAATAGAGCTGTTAGTATTGATCTCTGTATGGAATATCTGATATGAGTGtgctgggccctggtcaaaagtagcgcactaaatagggaatagggtgccattttggaagcaTATTGCCTATTCAGGGCTCTGTATCATAAAGAGCTTGGGCCGGAGGGGCAGGGTGAACTGACCTGCAGACACAGTCCTGGCGAACAGTGTAGGGTTGACTATAAGCACCAGCATTAGAGGAGCGTAGGTAGTAATGTAGTGAGGAATGGCATGCTGCAGGCCATTTTCGCAGCTGCAACACAAGAGACCACACTGAGAGAAATGCACTGCACTGCACATCACACAACCATGCACGTTTCCTCCAAGCAGGGAGGAAGGATCACAGGAGAatcagcagagagagaaatattGGGTTTGCACACCACAATCCTCAGTCATTTAACTACAATATGGCTATTGACTGCCAGCACTGCGCAGGTCTTGGAATGCACAGAAAACTGGTCTAACATCAAGAACAAAAGCAAAACATTGTGTTATTCACACCAGTTAGCACAATATCATACATTCCTCatgtattctgagacaatgctCACTCATCCCAGTATGTTGACAGTCAGCAGTACAGTAAACATTCGCAAGTCTACATTTTCAGTGCATTTCAGAACAACACAAACGTTATGTCATAGACACAGACAAAGCCAACCCACTGGGTacacactggttaaatcaacattgtttccacttcatttcaatgaaatgacgttgaaccaatgtgaaatagatgttgaattgacatccGTGCCCAGTGGGAAGCTGTTGACATACCTGGAGATGGATGTGTAGTAGAGCATAGCCACACCCTCCACACACAGCAACACGGCCAGACCCCATGTGATCATGTGATAGAGGATGATGGTACTGACGGATCAACAAGACATCACGTCATGAGCCAGGTAGAGATTTCAAAAGACACATAGTATACTGCACACAATATTTCACttattaaacaaatatatatatatatatatatatatatatatatatatatatatatatatatttcacctttatttaaccaggtaggctagttgagaacaagttctcatttgcaactgcgacctggccaagataattaCATATGAGATACACGGTAAAGCCCAGAGAGAAGTATCAGAAGTGAAGAGCAGATTTACACATCCACTTTCTAATGGAAGTGGCATATCGTTAGGCCAGTATTAATAATTCAACACAATATTTGGTTTTGCGTTACATCAGAGGCTGTAGTACTTTTCCCCAACTGGAAAGACAGGAATTCTATATTGAGGAGTTGTAGCTATATTGTATTGAGAGATTACAGATATTATATTGATGATAGCGCACATCAGAGGCTATAGTACTTCCCCCCAATTGGAGACATAGTCAAGAGTTTTATTGAGAGAGAACAGACTTGATATAGAAGTGATACAGCAGAAGGTGATAGATGGTAGGAGGAGAGTATAGACTACCTGATTCCTGCAGATCTTCTGACCACCAGGAAGACGTCCACAGCGTAACAGAAGGTCCACCAGAAGGATGCACTGAAGAACAGCTGGATCCACATCTGGGGAAGACAAAACCAGATTCAACATCAGAAcaacacactgtatataaacaataCTTAATCTAGCATCATACAGGATTATAGACATGGTTTAGAATCTCTCCTGAATAAGTAACTAGATTGCTTTTTAATGTAACTAAAACTAATATAGGTCTAATCTCTTTTATTTCAAATAAGCCTATGTATGTGTCTCCATATGCATTAAGAGTTATATGTATACATGACCATCTCAGGAAATGTCAGTCAGTGTGTTAAAGCCCAAAAACTGGGTCAAGGTTGCTAAATGCTCCCTGCAGAGTAATTTACTTATTCAGGGAATTTCACATGCTCtaaatcagtggttcccaaactttttagagtcccgtaccccttcaaacattcaatcttcagctgcgtaccccctctaagcaccagggtcagcgcactctcaaatgttgttttttgccatcattgtaagcctgccacacgcacagactatacgatacatttattaaacataagaatgagggtgagtttttgtcacaaacctgctcatgggaagtgacaatgAGGttttataggaccagggcacaaataataaaataataataatcaataattttgctctttatttagccatcttacatataaaacttttTTAATctaaaattgtgaataactcacaaCATGtcaatgagaagggtgtgcttgaaaggatgcacattaCTCTGCAatattgggttgtattggagagagtctcagtcttaaataatttcccacacacagtctgtgcctgtatttagggttagggttagggtagtgagggctgagaatccactctcacataggtatgtggttgcaaagggcagcagtgtcttaacagagcgatttgccaaggcaggatactctgagcgcagcccaatccagaaatctggcagtggcttgtgattaaattcaattttcacagaaccgcttgttgcaattttgatgaggctctcttgtgcAGATATCGGTAactggactggaggcagggcatgaaagggataatgaatccagttgtttgtgtcatccgttttgggaaagtacctgcgtaattgcacacccaactgaagctaatctgaaaacaaggctccctaaattttatcagcatatcgaatgcgcaacCCGGGCTGGGaaaattctggatcattgttactctaacttccgtgacgcATACAAAGTCATCCCTCgtcctcctttcggcaaatctgaccacgactcgaTTTTGTTGCTCCAaacctatagacagaaactataacaggaaacgcccgtgctcaggtctgttcaacgctggtccgaccaatctgattccacgcttcaagattgtttcgatcacgtggactgggatatgttccagatagcgtcgaacaacaacattgatgtatatgctgattcggtgagcgagtttattagcaagtacatcggtgatgttgtactaacagcgactattaaaaccttcccgaatcagaaaccgtggattgatggcagcattcgcgcaaaactgaaagtgcaaaccattgcttttaatcagggcaaggcgaccggaaacatgaccgaatacaaagagtgtagctattccctccgcaaggcaatcaaacaagctaagcgtcattatagagacaaagtagagtagcagttcaacggctcagacacgagaggtatgtggcagggtctacagtcaatcacggattacaaaaagaaaaccagccccgtcacggacctcaatgtcttgctcccagacaaactaaacaacttctttgctcgctttgaggacaatacagtgccaccgacacggcccgctaccaaaacctgcggcctctccttcaccgcagccaacatgagtaaaacatttaaacgtgttaactctcgcaaggctACCGGCCGAGATGGCATCcctgtgtttacggacatattcaatcaatccctatcccagtcttctgttcccacatgcttcagtagggccaccattgttcctgttcccaagaaagctacggtaactgagctaaacgactatcgccccgtagcactcacttccgtcatcatgaagtgctttgagagactagtcaaggaccatatcacctccaccctacctgacaccctagacccactccaatttgcttaccgctccAATAGATCTACAGACGACGCAAtcccaatcacactgcacactgacctaacccatctggacaagaggaataccgatgtaagaatgctgtgcatcgactacagctcagcatttaactccatagtgccctccaaaccCGTCATTAAGCTGtccaactgggtcctggactttctgacgggccacccccaggtggtgagggtagaaaataacatctccaccccgctgatcctcaacactggggccccaaaaggatgcgttctcagccctctcctagaactccctgttcacccatgagtgcgtggccatgcacgcctccaactccatcatcaagttgcagacgacactacagtggtaggcttgattaccaacaatgatgagatggcctacagggaggaggtgagggcactcggagtgtgatgtcaggaaaacaatctctcactcaacgtcaacaaaacaaaggagatgattgtggacttcaggaaacagcagagggagcacccccctatccacatcgacgggacagtaatggagaaggtggaattgagagcatcctgagatgagatcctgagatgctatggtgaccagcgagctgagataaggggggactttacctatcagggtcttgtagatgacaatgtttacataccctacattactcatctcatatgtatatactgtactctataccatctactgcatcttgcctatgccgttcggccatcgctcatccatatatttatatgtacatattcttattcactCCTTTGAACTTGTGTgtatataaggtagttgttgtgaaattgttagattacttgttagatattactgcatggtcggaactagaagcacaagcatttcactacactcacattaacttctgctaaccatgtgtatgtgaccaatacaatttggtttgatttgaactCACTCAgatgcttcgctatatcacatttgacattgtgtgtaaacttcagttcatttgcacacaaaaaatcatacaatgatggaaagacccgtgtgttgtccttgttaatgcagacagagaagagctccaacttcttaattatagcctcaattttgtcccgcacattgaatatagttgcggagagtccctgtaatccaaGATTCAGATcactcaggcaagaaaaaacatcacccagataggccagtcgtgtgagaaattcatcatcatgcaagcggtcagacaagtgaaaatgatggtcagtaaagacaacttaaagctcgtctctcaattttaaaaaaacatgtcaatactttgccccttgataaccagcgcaatTCTGTATGTTGtgaaagcgttacatggtcgctgcccttATCATTGcacagtgcagaaaatacacaagagttcagggaccttgctttaacaaagttaaccatttccACTGTAatgtccaaaatgtctttcaagctgtcaggcattcctttggcagcaagaacctctctgtggatgctgcagtgtacccaagtggcgtcgggagcaactgcttgcgcgcacgttaccactccactatgtctccctgtcatggcttagcgccatcagtacagatacaaacacatcttgaccaccgaagtccatttgatgtcacaaagctgtccagtaacTAAAAAATATcctcttctgtttccagaagaggatgtcttccttaattgaccccccataaacataaTGGAGGggattgtctgtatagttttttggggccttttcccccagcattgtcccagccatatgcgcggcagcaggaagaattaagtcctccacaatagtatggggcttgcctatcctagccacttggtagctcaccatataatacccttctagccccttcttattaatggtatctgttgcttttatacgtcttactacttgaaagtcatcttaattctcgCTCCAAAAACTCccttggcttatttttcaaaatgggatgttgtgtttctaaatgtctgcagaagagtgaaggtttcatcaagTTGTGAGAAGTTGcgagagagtaacagttaatgtgattggatattCATTATTTGACtgggctacctgtatttgacattgtgttgttatttcgatgaacactagatggttgaatttgatttttggcagtgaaacagggctactcaggcgagaaaaaaacctcacccaaatgtatagccccggtggaaaatataaatgtactgtttgaaaatgtgaagattttttaaatttcaaaaaatatgaatcacatttttatttggcgtacccccaacGGCATTGTGCAtacccccagtttgggaatacctgctctaaATAAAGGTGTTGGTTCAACACGCCTGACTCTCCTCAACACCCTCTGCTGTGTGCAGTGAGATGGTTGTTATAACTTCTTTAAGCTTTaggtatgaaggaagttagaggtagtttcacaaGGCAATTAACTCACTAGCACAATGattggaagtctatgggtatctgctagcatgctacttctaacttccttcatactggacacagagacataaaaatggtatccacaagttcatctgacactgaggaagtagataaagggcgacattgccaaaatcccaaagtatccctttaaccacCATTTTGTCATGCAAGTGACTGTTTCAAATGTAAGATCATATCATCTGCTAGCCTGTTACTCCCAGTACTGTATATTTGCTGAGCTCATATTTGTCTCCTCTGCTAGGTCAGACGGTTTTCTTGGTTAGTTCACATGGTCAAGAAAACATCTATCATACATACTGCACTGCCGACACAGAACACCTCTGGCCACATGTCGCTGTTGTTGGCCACATTGATCCCTCTGACAAGGTTGGGCAGGCCCAGCCAGATGGATGACCTCACTATGATACCTGGAGGAGACAAACACAACAAGACCTCTCAAAACATCTGACCATCTTATAAAGATCTGTTTTGCAGGATGTCAATGAGGGGGGCTCCCGAGTAGCGCTGCATAttagtgcttgaggcgtcactacagaccctggttcgattccaggctatatcacaatcacaattgtgtgtgtatctgttgCTCCTCCACATACACATTCTACTCTCAGTCCTTGTGTAATGATTGCAGTGAAATCAAGCTAGTAGGCTAACAATCCATTCTTTGACTGATGATATGTGAGACCTATTGGCCTGCAAAATGCCAATTGCATAAATGGTATTTCACTAGCTACAATATCTGGTTCCATTGTCATAAGCTGTGATAAACAATCTAAAATTGAACAGTAAAGTAGAGGAACACAATTACAAACGT is a genomic window containing:
- the LOC110501648 gene encoding G-protein coupled receptor 143, producing the protein MMASPRLETFCCPNRDASTEFVITFQPLFFGAICIGSASLSFIFSILQILPKRRGYRRLGQYPLPKPASSSRILFIISICDILGCAGIIVRSSIWLGLPNLVRGINVANNSDMWPEVFCVGSAMWIQLFFSASFWWTFCYAVDVFLVVRRSAGISTIILYHMITWGLAVLLCVEGVAMLYYTSISSCENGLQHAIPHYITTYAPLMLVLIVNPTLFARTVSAVTALLKGRQGIYTKNERRLGTEIKIRFFKIMLVFFICWLPNIINESLLFYLEMQTDIKASDLKNIRNTALITWFIMGILNPMSGFLNTLAFHGWTGFDVDCSLQRRRELAWDSASTSAANNPIVGSTLLYQSHVQEAKNMTGKNIKGNGQPASDAISVLSEGSESSTIEIDISTEHQDYEDIDADGESLGSSARH